One Archangium violaceum genomic window, CCCTGGTGGACGAGGTTGACGTACTCCTCCACCACGGCGTTCAGGTTCTTCAGGCTCCGCTCCCCCCGGCCCGTCCGGGAGTGCTCCAACATGGAGCGGACGATGCCATCCGCCCGCCGACCGTGCTCGTAGATCTTCTTCGCACTCATCCGCAGGTCGGCGAGGAGGTCCTCCACCTCGGCGACCGTCAGGCGCGGGTTGAGGCTGGCTTCCTTCGTCAACTCGTCGAGCAGCTCCGACGTGTTCTGGGCGAAGTTGTTGATGAAGTTGAGCGGGTTCTTGATTTCGTGCGCGACGCCGGCCGTCAGCTGGCCGAGCGAGGCCAGCTTCTCCTGCTGGATGAGCTGCGCCTGCGTGGCCTTCAGGTGCTTGAGCGCGGATTGGAGATCGATGTTCTTCTGCTTCAACTCCAGGGTCCGCTCCTCCACCTTGCGTTCCAGCTCGTTGTAGAGCTGGGCGTTCTCGATGGAGATGGCGATCTGCGCGGAGAGCAGGCGCAGGACCTCCTGCCGCTCGGGTGTGAACGCCCCGGGGGTGAGGTTGTTCTCCAGGTAGATGAGCCCCAGGAGCCGCCCCTGACTGAGGATGGGCAGGCAGAGGATGGAGCGGGGCGCGCGCTGGAGGATGTAGGGGTCCGAGGCGAAGCGCGCATCCCGCGTCGCGTCGTCGAGCACGACGGGCTCCTGGGTCCGGGCGGCGAAGCGCAGGATGGCGAGCGGGGCCCGGGGCGCCTCCGAGTCAGGAGCCTGCGTGGAGCGAGACTGGAGCACGGTGACCTCTTCCTGGTCCGCGCGGCCCTCCGCCTCGATGACGAAGTCTCCCTTGCGCTCGAAGAGGAGCCCCCCCCACTCGGCCCCCGCGTTCTCGATGAGGAGGCGGGTGAGCCGCTTGAGCAGCTCCGAGAGCACCACCTCGCTCGCGATCGTCTGGGAGGCCTTGAGCACCGAGGCGAGGTCGAGCGCCTCTTGCGCCTTCTCCTCGGTGGTCGTGCTCTTGGAGGAGAGTCCGAGGCGGGTGGTCCGGGACATGGACCTTGCCTGGGAGAGCAAGCGCGGGCTGGCCGCCTCCATGGCGCGCAGCTTGGTCTTCGCGCCCCAGAGCTCGTAGGAGTAGTGCGCCTGATGCAGATAGTGGTCGGAGATGTCGACCTGCTGGCGCTCCAGGTAGAAGCGGCTGGCGACCTCGCAGGCCAGGGCCTGCTCGTTGACGTAGCCGTTGTCGCGGGCCAGCGAGATGGATTGGTCGTAGAGTTCCCGGGCCTCCGCCGCCCGGCCTCGCAGGCGCAGCAACTCCGCCTCGACGAGCAGGTACTTGTGCTGGAAGTTCATGGGCGCGTACTTCGCCCACTTCTTCATCAGCTTCTGCCCACGAGCCACCCGCCGCAGCGTCGCGGCCCGCTCCTGCTCATTGCCTTCCCGGAAGAGCGCGAGCCGGGCCAGCGAGTCGTAGAAGTAGAAGCGGGGGACGTCCGCCTGGCTGAGCACGCTGTCGAGGTACTGCTCGGCGGCTTCCGCCGCGGCGACGGAGCGTTTGAACTGGCCAAAGGTGTACGCGAGGGCCTGCTTGTTGAGGTACACGTGGGCCAGGGCCATCCGGTCGTTGGCCGCTCGCAGCGCCGGAATCATGGTCTCCTCGTCGCAGGCCTCCCCATGCAGCTCGCAGGGGTCCTCCGTCGGCTCGACGAGGTTGATGACCGCCTGGTGGGTGCTCGCATGTGAGTTGTAGGCGATGTCCTGCCGGTGCCGCTTCATCTCCTGCGCGTACTGGTCGAACTGGACACGGAGGGATTCGAGGTTCTCCCCGCTGGCGTAGGCGTATTTGCACGCGACGTAGGCGTCGTAGCACGCGTACTCGAGCTCCCCGGTATCGAGCCCCACCTGATAGCCCTTGTGCAGGTTCTCGACGCAGACCCTGAGGTGCTCGGCGTAGTGGCGGGTGAAGGCATTGGTCATCAGGTTGCCCTGAGCGCGGATCGGTGCCGAGCTGGGCCGGGAGAGGAGCTCGTTCGCGAGCTGGCCGTATTGATACGCGCCCTGGACGTCGTTGAGCAGGCCGCCCAGCAGCAGGCCGTAGCAGCCGTAGGCGTCGGATGAGAACTCGGTGTTCCCGTAGGTCGCGACGAGCCGCACCTGCTTGAGCGTCATGACTGCGTGGAGCAGCGGCGAGGACACGTACAGGGACGAGTGCGCCGTCGCGATGATGCGGACCGCCACCGCCTTCTCGCGCTCCGTCATCTCCGGCATTCGCGCCAGGTCCTCGATGCGCTTGCGGGCGAGCAGGAGCCGGGTGCGGAGCATCTCGGAGAGCAGGTAGGCCTTGCTGGGATTGGGTGGGCAGTGGATGCCGAGCTGCCGCAGGTAGCGCAGGGCGGTGTCGGCGGCGTCAAGCGGACGCTGCTGCGCGTTGAATGCCCGGATGCGGATTTCATGGACCTTCGCGGCCTCGAGCGGACCGCGGGCCGCGGAGAGGGCGGTGCCGATCCATCGGTCCATCTGGGCGAAGTCGGTGATGGTGTATGCCGTCTCGGCGGCCTCCTCGAGGAGCGCCATCGCCAGCTCGCGACGGCGCGTGAGCCCCTCCGGTCCCATGAGCTCGATTCCGAGCCGCGCATAGCCGTTCGCCGCCTGGAAGGCCGCCGAGTGCTTCGCCTTGCGACAGGCCCTCAGATTCAGCTCCGCCAGCCCGTCGCTTTCCTCCACGCCACGCGCGCGGGCCCTGCCCGCGTTCAGGTGGTTGGTGATGTCGAAGAGGTTCTTCTCCAGCAGCTCGGGGGGGCCCCGCTCCAGCAGGAGCTGGCCCATCTCCCAGTGGAGCGACGCGCGCTCCTCTTCCGCGATGAGGGAGTACGCCGCCTGCTGGATACGGTCGTGGGCGAACTTGTAGGAGACCGAGAGCTCCTGGAACAGCCCTTCCACGTCCACCGCGACGAGCTTGTAGTTGTTGTCCTGGGCGAGGATGAGCCCCTGGGCCAGCGCGGGCCAGAGGTCGGCCGCGGTCTCCCGGGAGGACTTGCGGCAGACGACGGCCAGCGAGTCCAGGTTGAACTGGTTGCCCATGAGGCCCGCGAGCATGAGCGCGCGCTGGGTACGCTCGTCGAGCGCGCGCAGCGTCTGCATCAGGAGCTCCACCACGTTGTCCGTGATGTTGCGAGCGCGAATCCGCGCCAGGTCCCATTGCCAGACGCTCCCGCCCGCCTTCGAGCGGCCTCGCGCCAGGCTGATGAGGTGCTCCGTGTACAGAGACTTCAGGAACTCCCTGAGGAAGAAGGGGTTTCCATCCGTCTTCGACAGGAGCAGCTCCGCGAGCGGCTTCGCCGCCTCCAGCGAGCAGCCGAGCGTGTCCTGGAGCATCTCCTGGATGGTGGGCAGGTCGAGCGGGCGGAGCACCAGCTCATTCACGATGGCCCCGGCGCGGCGCAGCTCCGCCACGGACAGGGCGAGTGGGTGGCCCGGTGTCACCTCGTTATCCCGGTAGGCGCCAATCAGGAAGAGGTGCGTCAGCCCCGGGCTCAGCATGAGCTGTTGCAGGAGCCGCAGCGAGCCGGCGTCCACCCACTGCAGGTCGTCCAGGAAGAGGACGAGGGGATGCTCGCGGCTGGCGCAGGCCCCGATGAAGCGGTTCAGCACCAGGTTGAAGCGGTTCTGCGCCTCGGAGGGGCCCAGCTCGGGGACGGGCGGGACATCCCCGAGGATGAGCTGGAGCTCGGGGAGGACCTCCACGAGCACGCCCGCGTTCGGACCGAGCGACTCCGAGAGCTCCCGCTTCCAGCGCTCGATGCGCTCCGGGCTCTCCGAGAGAATCTGCCGGATGAGCGAGCGGAAGGACTGCACGAGCGACGCATAGGGGATGTCGCGCTGGAGCTGGTCGAACTTGCCCGAGATGAAGTAGCCCCGCTGCCGCGTCAGCGGGTGGTAGCTCTCCTGCACGAGCGCGGACTTGCCGATGCCCGAGTAGCCCGACACCAGGAGCAGCTCCCGGCCTCCCTCGCACACCCGCTCGACGGCCTTCAGCAGGACCGCGCTCTCCTCCTCGCGGCCATAGAGCTTCTGTGGAATCTCGAAGCGCGCGACGAGCCGCCGCTGATCCAGAGGGAACGGCTCGATGCGATGGGCCACGCTCCACTGCCGCGCGCACTCCTCGAGGTCCGCCTTGACGCCCTCCGCGGAGAGGTAGCGGTCCTCGGCGTTCTTGGCCATCAGCTTCAAGACGAGCGCCGACAGCACCCCCGGGATCTCCGGCCGGAGGGTATCGGGCGGCGTCGGAACCCTGGCGAGGTGACAATGGACGAGCTCCATGGCGTCGTCCGCATCGAAGGGGAGCTGCCCCGTCAGCATCTCGTAGAAGGTGACGCCCATCGAGTACAGGTCGGTCCGGTAGTCGATGGCGCGATTCGTCCTCCCCGTCTGCTCGGGCGAGATATACGCGAGCGTTCCCTCCAGTACCTCGGGGCTGCGGAGAGCGGGGACCTCTCGCGAGAGCACGGCGGAGATGCCGAAGTCGATGAGCTTCGCCTCGAGCGTGGCCGGGTTCACCACCACGTTCGAGGGATTGACATCCTTGTGCATGATGTTGAGCGCATGCACCTGACTGAGCGCCTCGGCCATCTGACTGGCGAGGGCGAGGAACTCCGCGATGGACAGGCGGCGCGTCTTCAGCAGTCGGTCCATGGACTCGCCACCGAAGTCCTCCAGGACGACGAGCCACCGGTTCTCGTAGCTCTCCAACGAGAGGGCCCGGATGACGTTGGGGACCGCCATGCTCCGCAGCAGCTCGTACTCGCGTTTGAACCAGGCGAGCCGGCTGGCGGGCGGATAGGGCTCGGCGAGAACCTTGAGGATGACTCGCGCACCCGTCACCACATGCTGCGCCCGGTAGACGAAGGAGTTGCGGCTGCGGAACAGCTCGCGATCCACTGCGTAGTCGAGGATTCTCGTCAACATTCCTTGCCCCCCGGGAGGCTTAGCTGGGCTGTGGCTGGATGACCGGCGGCTTGTCCTCGAGGGGCTTGGGAACTCCGAAGAGCCGGCAGAGGAGGACCCGGGCGCTCTTCGCCATGTCGGACGCACCGCGCATGTAGTTGAGGGAGTTGTAGTCGTCCACGGATTCCGCCGGCAGCAACCCGAGCGAAGGCGGGTGGTGTCTCACCGAGAAGCGCGTCCGCACGCCGTCCTCGAACGGGAGGACCTCCTCGAGCGTCACGGTGCCCAGGTCCATATGAGGATGGGTCGCCTCGTCCCAGGCGACATTGCTGTTGAGGATCTCCGGGCTCTCCCCGGACCGCGGCGTATGGACCTGGATTTGCAAATGATAGGTGACGGGGCCGCGCGAGAGCCGCTCGACGAGCTCCTCCTTGAGGTAGTTCGGACTGCGACTCGGATCCGTCAAATCCTCGTTCCACCGGGTAACGAAGCGCGTCGGGACCTGCGAGTGGTAGTAGAGCTGCGTGAAGGAGTTCGGATCCTTACGACATCCATCCGCGGAGGCCAGCAGGCCGCGCGGGTACTTGTCGTAATACGTCCAGGAGTCGAGCCCCTTCACCCGGGGGTTCTTCTTCGTCACGAACTCCATGAAGCTCCTCGCCGACCAGAACAGCGACATGGTGCCGGTATTCATCTCGAGGTCCAAGGGGCTCTCATACTCGCTGTCCGCGAACTTCAGCGACGCGGCACGAACCAGGATGACGGTGTCGTTCGGATAGGACACCGAGGCGTGCCGCAGCCGGCACGCGAACTCGCGTCCGGGCTCGAAGAAGTCGTGTGCGGGGAAGGTGGGATTCTCCGTCACCCGGAGCCGCCCTCGCACGGCCATACCGTTGTCGTGGGACATCCGCTGGCGTCTCAGGGAGTACCAGGCGAAAACGAACGACCCCCACCCGTACGCGCCATACTGGAGCTGCAACCGATCGAAGGAGGTGACATGTCAATGGGGTCCACTGTACCGGACGTTCACCGGATGACTCACGACGAGAAGGAAGCTGGAAGGCAGGTCGCAAGCCAGGCAGGCGGGGCGGCATCAGCACGCCGGGCAGGCACCGCCGGTGGAGACGCTCGCGCGCCTCATGGGCTGCTCGCCTCCGTCCGACCGTGCGGCGTGGACACGGGAGGCTTCGCACCGGGAGGACGTGGGAGCTCGAAGAGCGAGACGAGCCGCGCGCCCCGTGCCAGCAACTCCTCGCGCCTGGCCCGCCAGATTCGGGCGCACCGGTAGAAGGGTACCCCGGGATAGAGGTGGTGCACG contains:
- a CDS encoding ATP-binding sensor histidine kinase, which encodes MLTRILDYAVDRELFRSRNSFVYRAQHVVTGARVILKVLAEPYPPASRLAWFKREYELLRSMAVPNVIRALSLESYENRWLVVLEDFGGESMDRLLKTRRLSIAEFLALASQMAEALSQVHALNIMHKDVNPSNVVVNPATLEAKLIDFGISAVLSREVPALRSPEVLEGTLAYISPEQTGRTNRAIDYRTDLYSMGVTFYEMLTGQLPFDADDAMELVHCHLARVPTPPDTLRPEIPGVLSALVLKLMAKNAEDRYLSAEGVKADLEECARQWSVAHRIEPFPLDQRRLVARFEIPQKLYGREEESAVLLKAVERVCEGGRELLLVSGYSGIGKSALVQESYHPLTRQRGYFISGKFDQLQRDIPYASLVQSFRSLIRQILSESPERIERWKRELSESLGPNAGVLVEVLPELQLILGDVPPVPELGPSEAQNRFNLVLNRFIGACASREHPLVLFLDDLQWVDAGSLRLLQQLMLSPGLTHLFLIGAYRDNEVTPGHPLALSVAELRRAGAIVNELVLRPLDLPTIQEMLQDTLGCSLEAAKPLAELLLSKTDGNPFFLREFLKSLYTEHLISLARGRSKAGGSVWQWDLARIRARNITDNVVELLMQTLRALDERTQRALMLAGLMGNQFNLDSLAVVCRKSSRETAADLWPALAQGLILAQDNNYKLVAVDVEGLFQELSVSYKFAHDRIQQAAYSLIAEEERASLHWEMGQLLLERGPPELLEKNLFDITNHLNAGRARARGVEESDGLAELNLRACRKAKHSAAFQAANGYARLGIELMGPEGLTRRRELAMALLEEAAETAYTITDFAQMDRWIGTALSAARGPLEAAKVHEIRIRAFNAQQRPLDAADTALRYLRQLGIHCPPNPSKAYLLSEMLRTRLLLARKRIEDLARMPEMTEREKAVAVRIIATAHSSLYVSSPLLHAVMTLKQVRLVATYGNTEFSSDAYGCYGLLLGGLLNDVQGAYQYGQLANELLSRPSSAPIRAQGNLMTNAFTRHYAEHLRVCVENLHKGYQVGLDTGELEYACYDAYVACKYAYASGENLESLRVQFDQYAQEMKRHRQDIAYNSHASTHQAVINLVEPTEDPCELHGEACDEETMIPALRAANDRMALAHVYLNKQALAYTFGQFKRSVAAAEAAEQYLDSVLSQADVPRFYFYDSLARLALFREGNEQERAATLRRVARGQKLMKKWAKYAPMNFQHKYLLVEAELLRLRGRAAEARELYDQSISLARDNGYVNEQALACEVASRFYLERQQVDISDHYLHQAHYSYELWGAKTKLRAMEAASPRLLSQARSMSRTTRLGLSSKSTTTEEKAQEALDLASVLKASQTIASEVVLSELLKRLTRLLIENAGAEWGGLLFERKGDFVIEAEGRADQEEVTVLQSRSTQAPDSEAPRAPLAILRFAARTQEPVVLDDATRDARFASDPYILQRAPRSILCLPILSQGRLLGLIYLENNLTPGAFTPERQEVLRLLSAQIAISIENAQLYNELERKVEERTLELKQKNIDLQSALKHLKATQAQLIQQEKLASLGQLTAGVAHEIKNPLNFINNFAQNTSELLDELTKEASLNPRLTVAEVEDLLADLRMSAKKIYEHGRRADGIVRSMLEHSRTGRGERSLKNLNAVVEEYVNLVHQGSHLSTLGFACQVVRDYDPGVLELELVPQEIGRVLMNLLNNAFHAVGERRKQDKNHVPQVTVRTRNLGQTFEIRVEDNGMGIPAQVRQRIFEPFFTTKPPGQGTGLGLSFSYEIITQAYGGTLEEQGQEGQGATFIVRLPVRMPGTVPAVAEG